In Canis lupus dingo isolate Sandy chromosome 1, ASM325472v2, whole genome shotgun sequence, a single genomic region encodes these proteins:
- the SUSD3 gene encoding sushi domain-containing protein 3 isoform X1, which yields MPGAAATPRRRARPGDRSGDAEPAPGNRTGTCTHMQPPPRGTLQVVRGNGTSVGTVIVFHCPSGHQMVGSGLLTCAWKGSIAEWSSVTPVCKSVPPYETFGFKVAVIASIVSCAIILLMSMAFLTCCLLRCMKRNESPPDRATQLWLQLRAGDLETVPAAYLDLRGLNSGGGSGSGGEPRGWPGQAHDNYSFTTDLGEGTQELAGTAHGVDKDPWTSGCPAGCPWAQAMVHTADLGRTPPASWAPAGTSRQHMAYVPG from the exons ATGCCCGGGGCGGCCGCGACCCCTCGCCGCAGGGCGAGGCCCGGGGACCGCTCGGGGGACGCCGAGCCCGCCCCAGGGAACCGCACAG GAACATGCACGCACATGCAGCCACCCCCGCGGGGCACCCTCCAGGTCGTCCGTGGCAACGGCACCTCTGTGGGGACTGTGATCGTGTTCCACTGCCCCTCAGGCCACCAGATGGTCGGGTCTGGCCTCCTCACCTGTGCCTGGAAGGGAAGCATCGCCGAGTGGTCTTCAGTGACCCCCGTGTGCAAAT CCGTGCCGCCCTACGAGACCTTCGGCTTCAAGGTGGCCGTGATCGCCTCCATTGTCAGCTGCGCCATCATCCTGCTCATGTCCATGGCCTTCCTCACCTGCTGCCTCCTGCGATGCATGAAGAGGAATGAGTCACCGCCTGACAG GGCAACCCAGCTGTGGCTCCAGCTGAGGGCCGGGGACCTGGAGACAGTGCCCGCTGCCTACCTCGACCTCAGGGGTCTGAacagcggcggcggcagcggcagtGGCGGGGAGCCCAGGGGCTGGCCTGGCCAGGCGCACGACAACTACAGTTTTACCAC AGACCTGGGTGAGGGTACCCAAGAGCTGGCTGGTACGGCCCATGGCGTGGACAAGGACCCCTGGACCTCTGGTTGTCCTGCCGGCTGCCCCTGGGCCCAGGCGATGGTACACACAGCAGACCTGGGGCGCACACCGCCGGCCTCCTGGGCCCCCGCAGGAACGTCCCGACAGCACATGGCCTACGTCCCGGGGTGA
- the SUSD3 gene encoding sushi domain-containing protein 3 isoform X2 — protein MQPPPRGTLQVVRGNGTSVGTVIVFHCPSGHQMVGSGLLTCAWKGSIAEWSSVTPVCKSVPPYETFGFKVAVIASIVSCAIILLMSMAFLTCCLLRCMKRNESPPDRATQLWLQLRAGDLETVPAAYLDLRGLNSGGGSGSGGEPRGWPGQAHDNYSFTTDLGEGTQELAGTAHGVDKDPWTSGCPAGCPWAQAMVHTADLGRTPPASWAPAGTSRQHMAYVPG, from the exons ATGCAGCCACCCCCGCGGGGCACCCTCCAGGTCGTCCGTGGCAACGGCACCTCTGTGGGGACTGTGATCGTGTTCCACTGCCCCTCAGGCCACCAGATGGTCGGGTCTGGCCTCCTCACCTGTGCCTGGAAGGGAAGCATCGCCGAGTGGTCTTCAGTGACCCCCGTGTGCAAAT CCGTGCCGCCCTACGAGACCTTCGGCTTCAAGGTGGCCGTGATCGCCTCCATTGTCAGCTGCGCCATCATCCTGCTCATGTCCATGGCCTTCCTCACCTGCTGCCTCCTGCGATGCATGAAGAGGAATGAGTCACCGCCTGACAG GGCAACCCAGCTGTGGCTCCAGCTGAGGGCCGGGGACCTGGAGACAGTGCCCGCTGCCTACCTCGACCTCAGGGGTCTGAacagcggcggcggcagcggcagtGGCGGGGAGCCCAGGGGCTGGCCTGGCCAGGCGCACGACAACTACAGTTTTACCAC AGACCTGGGTGAGGGTACCCAAGAGCTGGCTGGTACGGCCCATGGCGTGGACAAGGACCCCTGGACCTCTGGTTGTCCTGCCGGCTGCCCCTGGGCCCAGGCGATGGTACACACAGCAGACCTGGGGCGCACACCGCCGGCCTCCTGGGCCCCCGCAGGAACGTCCCGACAGCACATGGCCTACGTCCCGGGGTGA